Proteins from a genomic interval of Actinoalloteichus hymeniacidonis:
- a CDS encoding inositol monophosphatase family protein, whose product MTETTIDAPPADLDLLATVAELAQHAGLLVAELFHGDRRRASAIAEDGRSTVDHVVEDAVRGRIRALAPQDGILGARDRADVAAPGRRWLIDPLDGMPFFSGGIPLFTSALTCRDEHGILAAALVMPMQQELLYAGRGRGALLLAGERFTPETAVPARITRNSTATQQRVLWPEDIGGVPYKTALLATGRADAVVIAAPPSAHWWAPLPMLVREAGGCIADAEGRETGRGTLLACASDRHPELRASLLGAHAG is encoded by the coding sequence GTGACTGAAACGACGATCGACGCCCCGCCCGCAGACCTCGATCTTCTGGCCACGGTGGCGGAACTGGCCCAGCACGCAGGCCTGCTCGTCGCGGAGTTGTTCCACGGCGACCGTCGTCGGGCCTCGGCGATCGCCGAGGATGGCAGGTCCACTGTGGACCATGTCGTCGAGGATGCGGTTCGCGGCCGAATCCGAGCGCTGGCCCCACAGGACGGCATCCTCGGCGCGCGCGATCGAGCCGATGTGGCTGCGCCGGGTCGCCGCTGGCTCATCGATCCGCTGGACGGCATGCCGTTCTTCTCCGGCGGAATCCCCCTGTTCACCAGCGCGTTGACCTGCCGAGACGAGCACGGAATCCTCGCGGCGGCCCTGGTGATGCCGATGCAGCAGGAGTTGCTCTACGCCGGCCGGGGCAGAGGCGCCCTACTGCTGGCGGGCGAACGGTTCACCCCCGAGACGGCGGTGCCCGCCCGCATCACGCGGAACTCCACCGCGACCCAGCAGCGGGTGCTGTGGCCGGAGGACATCGGGGGCGTGCCGTACAAGACGGCCCTGCTGGCCACCGGCCGAGCCGATGCGGTGGTCATCGCCGCGCCGCCCTCGGCGCACTGGTGGGCGCCGCTGCCGATGCTCGTCCGCGAAGCCGGTGGGTGCATCGCGGATGCCGAGGGCCGGGAGACCGGCCGGGGGACCCTGCTGGCCTGCGCCTCGGATCGGCATCCCGAGCTGCGGGCGAGCCTGCTCGGCGCTCACGCAGGGTGA
- a CDS encoding isochorismate synthase, producing MNTASRQTLVGRLRARTVAASPDVDLLSLLPTPEPVFSWMHDGEGVVGWGEAVRLDLGGADRFAEAEQWWRDLVANTEVADDIGLPGTGLVAFVSMAFADQPGASVLVVPKVVVGKRDGVVWRTELYRAGDEPEGSIVEPVRRVRVTRYSEGHLPVTGYRKAVTEAVRRMRAGELEKVVLAHDLIAETDTALDQRFLLRNLAARYPNCWTFAVDGLVGATPELLLRKTGATVQSRVLAGTAWPGSGGADSAGSSLDSAKNLSEHGFAVLSLADTLRPFCTTLDVPTQPRVLQLPNVTHLASDVTGRLDPAEATGPGALLRLIHAVHPTAAVGGTPTPDAVAVIAELEAMDRGRYSGPVGWIDADGDGELGIALRCAQVEGSRVRLFAGCGIVVDSDPDAEVREAAAKMLPIRDALETP from the coding sequence GTGAATACCGCCTCCCGTCAGACTCTTGTGGGCAGGCTGCGGGCACGCACAGTGGCAGCGTCTCCGGACGTAGATCTGCTGTCGTTGCTCCCCACCCCCGAACCGGTGTTCTCCTGGATGCACGATGGAGAAGGCGTGGTCGGCTGGGGGGAGGCCGTCCGACTCGATCTCGGCGGTGCCGATCGGTTCGCCGAGGCGGAGCAGTGGTGGCGTGATCTGGTCGCCAACACCGAGGTCGCCGACGACATCGGGCTGCCCGGCACCGGTCTGGTCGCCTTCGTCAGCATGGCCTTCGCCGATCAACCGGGCGCCTCGGTACTGGTGGTGCCCAAGGTCGTGGTCGGCAAGCGCGACGGTGTCGTCTGGCGCACCGAGCTGTATCGGGCCGGCGACGAACCAGAGGGTTCGATCGTCGAACCGGTGCGCCGGGTGCGGGTCACGCGCTATTCGGAAGGGCACCTCCCGGTCACCGGTTATCGCAAGGCGGTGACCGAGGCGGTCCGGCGGATGCGGGCTGGCGAGCTGGAGAAGGTCGTGCTCGCCCACGACCTGATCGCCGAGACCGACACCGCCCTGGACCAGCGTTTCCTGCTGCGCAATCTCGCCGCCCGCTACCCGAATTGCTGGACCTTCGCGGTGGACGGGCTGGTCGGGGCGACCCCGGAACTGTTGTTGCGCAAGACCGGCGCGACCGTGCAATCCCGGGTGTTGGCGGGTACCGCGTGGCCCGGTTCCGGCGGCGCGGATTCGGCCGGATCGAGCCTGGACTCCGCCAAGAACCTCAGCGAGCACGGCTTCGCGGTGCTCTCGCTGGCCGACACGCTGCGGCCCTTCTGCACCACGCTCGACGTCCCGACCCAGCCGAGGGTCCTGCAGTTGCCGAACGTGACCCATCTCGCCAGCGATGTCACCGGCAGGCTCGACCCGGCCGAGGCGACCGGCCCCGGCGCGCTGTTGCGGCTCATCCACGCCGTGCACCCCACCGCGGCGGTCGGTGGCACCCCGACGCCCGACGCGGTCGCCGTCATCGCCGAGTTGGAGGCGATGGATCGGGGACGCTACTCCGGGCCGGTCGGTTGGATCGATGCCGACGGCGACGGCGAACTGGGCATCGCGCTGCGCTGCGCCCAGGTCGAGGGCTCGCGGGTCCGACTGTTCGCAGGCTGCGGCATCGTCGTGGACTCCGATCCCGACGCCGAGGTGCGGGAGGCCGCCGCGAAGATGCTGCCGATCCGCGACGCCCTGGAAACGCCCTGA
- the paaA gene encoding 1,2-phenylacetyl-CoA epoxidase subunit PaaA, translating to MVESESRVEPRDWMPDAYRATLIRQIAQHAHSEIIGMQPEGVWISKAPTLRRKSVLLAKVQDEAGHGLYLYAAAETLGVDRAELTENLIEGRQKYSSIFNYPTLSFADVGVIGWLVDGAAICNQVPLCRASYGPYARAMIRICKEESFHQRQGYELLMTMMGGSRMQRDSVQDAVNRWWWPSLMMFGPPEGASPNTARSMAWRIKRHTNDELRQRFVDMTVPQADRLGVELPDPELRWNADRGAHDFGTPNWDELYEVVRGRGPCNAERIAHRRRAHREGDWVREAATAHAAKRASGTAKVVRGAP from the coding sequence CTGGTCGAATCCGAGAGCCGTGTCGAGCCACGCGACTGGATGCCGGATGCCTATCGCGCCACCCTGATCAGACAGATCGCCCAACACGCCCACTCCGAGATCATCGGCATGCAGCCGGAGGGCGTGTGGATCTCGAAGGCGCCCACACTGCGCCGGAAATCGGTGCTGCTGGCCAAGGTTCAGGACGAGGCGGGCCACGGGCTGTACCTCTACGCCGCCGCCGAGACGCTCGGAGTCGACCGCGCGGAACTCACCGAGAACCTCATCGAGGGCAGGCAGAAGTACTCCTCGATCTTCAACTACCCGACGCTGTCCTTCGCCGATGTCGGCGTGATCGGCTGGCTGGTCGACGGCGCGGCGATCTGCAACCAGGTGCCGCTGTGTCGCGCCTCCTACGGGCCCTATGCCCGGGCGATGATCCGCATCTGCAAGGAGGAGTCCTTCCATCAGCGGCAGGGCTACGAACTGCTGATGACCATGATGGGCGGCAGCCGGATGCAGCGGGATTCCGTGCAGGACGCGGTGAATCGCTGGTGGTGGCCGTCGCTGATGATGTTCGGCCCGCCGGAGGGCGCCTCGCCCAATACCGCGCGTTCGATGGCCTGGCGCATCAAACGGCACACCAATGACGAACTCCGCCAGCGTTTCGTCGATATGACCGTGCCGCAGGCCGACCGGCTCGGCGTCGAGCTGCCGGACCCAGAACTGCGGTGGAACGCCGACCGGGGCGCCCACGATTTCGGCACCCCGAACTGGGACGAGCTGTACGAGGTGGTGCGTGGTCGCGGGCCGTGCAACGCGGAACGGATCGCCCACCGACGCCGTGCCCATCGAGAAGGCGATTGGGTTCGGGAGGCGGCCACCGCGCACGCGGCCAAACGCGCGTCCGGTACCGCCAAGGTCGTTCGAGGGGCGCCGTGA
- a CDS encoding DUF3592 domain-containing protein codes for MSESRRSGRGGRWAGWSRLSRPRRWTTIALFGVGLLVTIMSALLVSGARVSDARIEGDLGETTAEVLSVTFPRTLIRYNTPEGAVHSPQTGVLYPAGLEEEDLVRVEYDREEPDLVRVAGRGFELTLLPTAMVLVSTWAVLLTVIWLICRRGRATSAHSVHRPVRDPSSTDEQRSSAD; via the coding sequence GTGTCGGAGTCGAGGAGATCCGGGCGCGGTGGTCGTTGGGCTGGTTGGTCTCGACTCTCCCGGCCCCGTCGGTGGACCACGATCGCGCTGTTCGGTGTCGGATTATTGGTCACCATCATGAGCGCGCTGTTGGTGTCCGGTGCTCGGGTGAGCGATGCCCGAATCGAGGGCGACCTCGGCGAGACCACCGCCGAAGTGCTCTCTGTCACCTTCCCCAGGACGCTGATCAGGTACAACACCCCGGAAGGTGCGGTGCACAGCCCGCAGACCGGCGTGCTCTATCCGGCGGGCCTCGAAGAGGAAGACCTCGTGCGTGTCGAGTACGACCGCGAGGAACCCGACCTGGTGCGGGTGGCGGGTCGGGGATTCGAACTCACGTTGCTGCCGACCGCGATGGTCCTCGTGTCGACCTGGGCGGTGCTGCTCACCGTCATCTGGTTGATCTGCCGCCGGGGCAGGGCGACCTCGGCACACTCGGTCCACCGTCCGGTTCGCGACCCTTCCTCGACCGATGAGCAACGCTCGTCCGCCGACTGA